Proteins from one Deinococcus apachensis DSM 19763 genomic window:
- a CDS encoding NADH-quinone oxidoreductase subunit N, producing MLQVPDVYLAPMLPILIVLAGAVASTVLGFSLPRRALTIINLVLLGVSAVSMGALWNSGATAFGGSLRADNAALLLGISILVGSAMTLLVSLDTAFRARVSFPEFDAMLMYSVTGTLLIAFSGDLITMLIGLEIMSLSSYVLATLQDSRRAEESGLKYFLLGAVGSAILIYGIALVYGATGSLNYADIAERTAGLTPQNVAILVGGALLLLAGFAFKVALAPFHQWTPDVYTGAPTSVSLFLSTVVKVAAFAGMLRVFGGALQNAPGWASVLQILTAATLIIGNAAALFQPNFKRMMAYSAVAHTGFLAMTLLGVPGLGGAALAYYLLVYTLMTAASLAIVAALQRTEAGMSITDLRGLYYRHPAYAVALGVCLASLAGLPPFAGFFGKYLAFQAAFQNGYVWISVLAALASVAALVYYLRPAMLMFMPDRTPAREYPHGERAATTFTVALGVVGVTVLGILPNLWYGWAANPAIWETLAGR from the coding sequence ATGCTGCAAGTGCCTGACGTCTATCTCGCGCCGATGCTGCCCATCCTGATCGTGCTGGCGGGGGCGGTGGCGAGTACCGTGCTGGGCTTTTCGCTGCCCCGCCGCGCGCTGACGATCATCAACCTCGTGCTGCTGGGGGTGAGCGCGGTCAGCATGGGCGCCCTCTGGAACAGCGGCGCGACCGCCTTCGGGGGAAGCCTGCGGGCCGACAACGCCGCCCTCCTGCTGGGGATCAGCATCCTGGTCGGCAGCGCGATGACGCTGCTCGTGAGTCTGGACACCGCCTTCCGCGCCCGCGTGAGCTTCCCCGAGTTCGACGCGATGCTGATGTACTCGGTAACGGGCACCCTCTTGATCGCCTTTTCGGGGGACCTGATCACCATGCTGATCGGTCTGGAGATCATGAGCCTGAGCAGTTATGTCCTCGCCACCCTGCAAGACTCGCGCCGGGCGGAGGAGTCGGGCCTCAAATACTTCCTGCTGGGCGCGGTGGGGAGCGCCATCCTGATCTACGGGATCGCCCTGGTGTACGGCGCGACGGGCAGCCTGAACTACGCGGACATTGCGGAGCGGACGGCGGGCCTGACCCCGCAGAACGTCGCCATCTTGGTCGGTGGGGCGCTGCTGTTGCTGGCGGGCTTCGCGTTCAAGGTGGCGCTGGCCCCCTTCCACCAGTGGACGCCCGACGTGTACACCGGCGCGCCGACGAGCGTGAGCCTCTTCCTGAGCACGGTGGTCAAGGTCGCCGCCTTCGCCGGGATGCTGCGGGTGTTCGGTGGGGCGCTCCAGAATGCGCCGGGCTGGGCCTCGGTCCTCCAGATCCTGACGGCGGCAACGCTCATCATTGGGAACGCGGCCGCGCTGTTCCAGCCCAACTTCAAGCGGATGATGGCGTACTCGGCGGTCGCGCACACAGGCTTCCTGGCGATGACGCTGCTGGGCGTGCCCGGTCTGGGCGGGGCGGCGCTGGCGTACTACCTCCTCGTGTACACCCTGATGACCGCCGCCTCCCTTGCCATCGTCGCGGCGCTGCAACGCACCGAGGCGGGCATGAGCATCACTGACCTGCGCGGGTTGTACTACCGCCACCCGGCCTACGCGGTAGCGCTGGGGGTCTGCCTCGCCTCTCTGGCTGGGTTGCCGCCCTTTGCGGGCTTCTTCGGCAAGTACCTGGCGTTCCAGGCGGCCTTCCAGAACGGGTACGTGTGGATTTCCGTCCTCGCGGCCCTCGCCAGCGTCGCCGCGCTCGTGTACTACCTGCGCCCGGCCATGCTGATGTTCATGCCCGACCGCACTCCCGCCCGCGAGTACCCCCACGGGGAGCGCGCGGCGACCACCTTCACCGTCGCCCTGGGCGTGGTTGGCGTCACGGTCCTGGGCATTCTTCCCAACCTGTGGTACGGCTGGGCGGCGAACCCGGCGATTTGGGAGACGCTGGCGGGGAGATAG
- a CDS encoding NADH-quinone oxidoreductase subunit M: MIHLMIFLPLLGSLALLATPRRWREEVAGFFAALTLGLGLLIWRGGGAELFSVNWVPALGVTYSVALDGVSLALALITAFMSLVAVLYAARRIENPGTMLSLVLAMETGLLGIFAARDLVLFYVFFEDALLPALLMLAIYGKSGRMRALVQFAAYTLFGSLLMLLSIIGVKYYGGSPTFALADLVNHPVTGATQTWLYLGFLAAMAVKLPMWPLHAWLPDFHEQNHDSGVPDVMGTLYKVGGYGIFTFGLPLFPDASEQLRPILMGLAAFTALYAAWIAFRQTDWKRLLAYAGLSHMGFVALGVFSLNETATIGAMYLLAFQNVYTGALFLSVGMLQERVGSIHTRVGGVMTQAGALSGMTMALWFASIAVPGLAGFVGEFSVLLGAYQVQPWITFVAGLSTIAAAAYALTAYQTTFWQGRPLGGVRVADLRHTEWLVLGLPLAVALFFGIYSSPALRLIQPAVRGVLATLGGQ; this comes from the coding sequence GTGATCCACCTGATGATTTTCCTGCCCCTGCTGGGGTCGCTCGCGCTGCTCGCCACGCCCCGGCGCTGGCGGGAGGAGGTGGCGGGGTTCTTCGCCGCCCTCACCCTGGGGCTGGGCCTGCTGATCTGGCGGGGGGGCGGCGCGGAACTCTTCAGCGTGAACTGGGTGCCCGCGCTCGGGGTGACGTACTCGGTCGCGCTGGACGGGGTAAGCCTCGCGCTGGCGCTGATCACGGCCTTCATGTCCCTCGTCGCGGTGCTGTACGCGGCGCGGCGGATCGAGAACCCCGGCACCATGCTCTCGCTCGTGCTGGCAATGGAGACGGGCCTTCTGGGTATCTTCGCCGCGCGGGACCTCGTGCTGTTCTACGTCTTTTTCGAGGACGCGCTGCTGCCCGCCCTGCTCATGCTGGCGATCTACGGCAAGTCGGGCCGCATGCGGGCGCTCGTGCAGTTCGCGGCGTACACCCTCTTCGGCAGCCTGCTGATGCTGCTCTCGATCATCGGCGTGAAGTACTACGGGGGGAGCCCCACCTTTGCGCTCGCCGACCTCGTCAACCACCCGGTCACGGGGGCGACGCAGACTTGGTTGTACCTGGGCTTCCTCGCCGCGATGGCCGTCAAGCTCCCGATGTGGCCGCTGCACGCCTGGTTGCCCGACTTCCACGAGCAGAACCATGACAGCGGCGTGCCGGACGTGATGGGCACGCTGTACAAGGTGGGCGGCTACGGCATCTTCACCTTCGGGCTGCCGCTGTTCCCCGACGCCTCGGAACAGCTCCGGCCAATCCTGATGGGGCTGGCCGCCTTTACCGCGCTGTACGCCGCCTGGATTGCCTTCCGGCAGACGGACTGGAAGCGGCTGCTCGCCTACGCGGGACTGTCGCACATGGGGTTCGTGGCGCTCGGAGTCTTCAGCCTGAACGAGACGGCCACCATCGGGGCGATGTACCTGCTCGCCTTCCAGAACGTGTACACCGGGGCGCTCTTCCTCTCGGTCGGGATGCTCCAGGAGCGGGTGGGCAGCATCCACACCCGCGTCGGCGGCGTGATGACCCAGGCGGGGGCGCTGAGCGGCATGACGATGGCGCTGTGGTTCGCCTCCATCGCGGTGCCGGGCCTGGCGGGCTTCGTGGGGGAATTCAGCGTGTTGCTGGGCGCGTATCAGGTGCAGCCCTGGATCACCTTCGTCGCGGGCCTCTCGACCATCGCTGCCGCCGCTTACGCGCTGACCGCCTACCAGACGACTTTCTGGCAGGGCCGACCGCTCGGTGGCGTTCGTGTGGCCGACCTGCGACATACGGAATGGTTGGTCCTGGGCCTGCCCCTTGCCGTCGCCCTGTTCTTCGGAATCTACTCCTCACCGGCCCTTCGCCTCATTCAGCCCGCCGTGCGCGGCGTTCTCGCCACCCTGGGGGGCCAGTAA
- a CDS encoding CHASE2 domain-containing protein has translation MRSPPERPLTRLMVPAAALLALGLALALPDNDRLWDALNRALPAPPDPRVVVVGVDDASLQDYGPLPGWPRGLYGQALRTLDEAGVQTVGLDLPLTDLGREDGALTTVFARPNVVVAVEPGETLAVPRARTGVDTLNTDPDSTVRRFQTAYPDPGGTVQPSFARQLAVSAGQPVPLETEPQLLRYRRSDPAHLAVIPFRDVVNGNVRFGDLQGRVVLIGLTAEGQPGATRRDVAGEVTPAVLLHAGAVSTLLGAPLLKLPLWLTALLSVAAAVLAVLVRGLWGFVIALGALGLAVPLWLVNVLFSGMTVSLAAILGTALVALERWWTLRNLGTRDPLTGFGNRLAFTRAIEDRWPGRAGRPIGLLLVDLSGFRRVNETYGRAAGDEVLRQLAGRLQTSKRRGDMVFRWGPDEFAVLLDNARPADLTRLSEGVQQSVDGLSYRDVTVRASVGAAATGPETRTPTDLVEAASRSRYRMKYQQEQRE, from the coding sequence ATGCGGTCCCCTCCTGAACGCCCGCTGACGCGGCTGATGGTGCCCGCCGCGGCCCTGCTCGCCCTGGGGCTGGCGCTCGCGCTTCCCGACAACGACCGGCTGTGGGACGCGCTCAACCGCGCGCTGCCCGCCCCCCCCGACCCGCGCGTGGTCGTCGTGGGCGTGGACGACGCCTCGCTGCAAGACTACGGCCCGTTGCCGGGCTGGCCGCGCGGCCTGTACGGGCAGGCCCTGCGGACCCTGGACGAGGCGGGGGTGCAGACGGTGGGCCTCGACCTGCCCCTCACCGACCTGGGCAGGGAGGATGGGGCGCTCACCACGGTCTTCGCCCGCCCGAACGTGGTGGTGGCGGTGGAGCCGGGCGAGACGCTCGCCGTGCCGCGCGCCCGGACGGGGGTGGACACCCTGAATACCGACCCGGACAGCACGGTGCGCCGCTTCCAGACAGCCTACCCGGACCCCGGGGGCACCGTCCAGCCGTCTTTCGCGCGCCAGCTCGCGGTCAGCGCGGGCCAGCCCGTGCCGCTGGAGACCGAGCCCCAACTCCTGCGCTACCGCCGCAGCGATCCCGCCCACCTGGCTGTCATCCCCTTCCGGGACGTGGTGAACGGCAACGTGCGCTTCGGGGACCTCCAGGGCCGGGTGGTCCTGATCGGCCTGACGGCGGAGGGGCAGCCCGGCGCCACCCGGCGGGACGTGGCGGGAGAGGTCACCCCCGCTGTGCTCCTCCACGCGGGGGCCGTGTCCACGCTGCTGGGCGCGCCGCTGCTGAAGTTGCCGCTGTGGCTCACCGCGCTGCTGTCGGTGGCCGCCGCCGTGCTGGCCGTCCTCGTGCGGGGCCTGTGGGGCTTTGTGATCGCGCTGGGGGCACTCGGTCTGGCGGTGCCGCTGTGGCTGGTGAACGTGCTGTTCTCGGGCATGACAGTCTCGCTCGCCGCGATCCTGGGCACCGCCCTGGTCGCCCTGGAACGTTGGTGGACCCTGCGTAACCTGGGCACCCGCGATCCTCTCACTGGCTTCGGTAACCGCCTCGCCTTTACCCGCGCCATTGAGGACCGCTGGCCGGGCCGCGCCGGGCGCCCCATCGGCCTGTTGCTGGTGGACCTCAGCGGCTTCCGGCGGGTGAACGAGACCTACGGCCGCGCCGCCGGGGACGAGGTGCTGCGCCAGCTCGCGGGCCGCCTCCAGACCTCCAAGCGCCGGGGCGACATGGTCTTCCGCTGGGGTCCCGACGAATTCGCGGTTCTGCTCGACAACGCCCGGCCCGCCGACCTCACCAGGCTGAGCGAGGGGGTGCAGCAGTCCGTGGACGGCCTGAGCTACCGCGACGTGACCGTACGCGCCAGCGTGGGCGCCGCCGCCACCGGCCCGGAAACCCGCACCCCAACCGATCTGGTGGAGGCGGCCAGCCGCAGCCGTTACAGGATGAAGTACCAGCAGGAACAGCGGGAGTAG
- the abc-f gene encoding ribosomal protection-like ABC-F family protein, translated as MLVAVQDATKEYGPLTVLSGVSFAVEPGDRVGLVGRNGAGKSTLLRLLTGEVRPDGGTVRRGPGVRVRALTQDPTFPPEATVDSVLEAAFHDLDALEAELTEAAAAMASGTPESVLHHEEVLEHYVRRGGFERRGRKEAVTLAFGFRGREGEQVSGLSGGERTRLALAALLVENPDVLLLDEPTNHLDIVMVEWLETFLGRYPGAVLVISHDRAFLDAVTKETAYLRGGTLKVYPGGYTTFRETLDAELERQAAQYAQDAKAIATLQASADRMKVWGLGMSKLARRAKAMQARVDRMQARATSAPPPEERSTRITFHAPESGDVVLDARHVSKALGGRTLFQDVNVQLRRGDRVAIIGRNGAGKTTLLRTLLGLTPGDDPRVRVLTGARVSVGYYDQALRGVDPSETLYDVAREYVQKDVEAHTLLGTFMFPYDQHDKPARILSGGERARLALLKLAQEDHNLLVLDEPTNHLDMEMVEALEDALSAYTGTLIMVSHDRAFIEGLADRIWLIEDGAFYEYPGWEDYKAKHRPAQAAEVRPEPKPAPSPTPKGKGLWHLKREVEAIEADISRLENDLLHAQAALSSAPPDADFVTLGRAVHDLEVQLEARMEAWGEKQAEVEARGG; from the coding sequence GTGCTGGTCGCCGTTCAGGACGCCACGAAGGAGTATGGACCCCTCACCGTCCTGTCGGGGGTGAGTTTTGCCGTCGAGCCCGGTGACCGGGTGGGCCTGGTGGGCCGCAACGGGGCGGGCAAGAGCACGCTGCTGCGCCTGCTCACGGGCGAGGTGCGGCCTGATGGCGGAACGGTGCGCCGCGGCCCCGGTGTCCGCGTCCGGGCGCTGACCCAGGACCCCACCTTTCCGCCGGAAGCGACCGTGGACAGCGTGCTGGAAGCCGCCTTCCACGACCTCGACGCGCTGGAGGCGGAACTCACGGAAGCCGCGGCGGCGATGGCGAGCGGCACTCCCGAGAGCGTGCTGCACCACGAGGAAGTCCTGGAACATTACGTCCGCCGGGGCGGCTTCGAGCGCCGGGGCCGCAAGGAGGCGGTCACGCTGGCCTTCGGCTTCCGGGGCCGCGAGGGGGAGCAGGTGTCTGGCCTCTCGGGCGGCGAGCGCACCCGCCTCGCCCTGGCCGCCCTCCTCGTCGAGAATCCCGACGTGCTGCTGCTGGACGAGCCGACCAATCACCTCGACATCGTGATGGTGGAATGGCTGGAGACGTTCCTGGGCCGCTACCCCGGCGCCGTCCTCGTCATCAGCCACGACCGCGCCTTTCTCGACGCGGTGACGAAGGAGACGGCGTACCTGCGCGGCGGCACGCTGAAGGTGTATCCCGGCGGCTACACGACCTTCCGCGAGACTCTGGACGCCGAACTGGAGCGGCAGGCGGCGCAGTACGCGCAGGACGCGAAGGCTATCGCCACCCTCCAGGCCAGTGCCGACCGCATGAAGGTCTGGGGCCTGGGCATGAGCAAGCTCGCCCGCCGCGCCAAGGCGATGCAGGCCCGGGTGGACCGAATGCAGGCGCGCGCCACGAGTGCCCCCCCGCCCGAGGAACGTAGCACCCGCATCACCTTCCACGCCCCCGAGAGCGGCGACGTGGTGCTCGACGCGCGGCATGTCTCCAAGGCGCTGGGCGGCCGGACCCTTTTCCAGGACGTGAACGTACAACTCCGGCGCGGCGACCGGGTGGCGATCATAGGGCGCAACGGGGCGGGGAAGACCACCCTGCTGCGGACCCTGCTGGGCCTGACGCCGGGTGACGATCCGCGCGTCCGGGTGCTGACCGGCGCCCGCGTCAGCGTCGGCTACTACGACCAGGCCCTGCGCGGCGTGGACCCTTCCGAGACGCTGTACGACGTGGCCCGCGAGTACGTTCAGAAGGACGTGGAGGCGCACACCCTGCTGGGCACCTTCATGTTCCCCTACGATCAGCACGACAAGCCCGCCCGCATCCTCTCGGGCGGCGAGCGGGCGCGGCTGGCGCTGCTCAAGCTCGCGCAGGAGGACCACAATCTCCTCGTGCTCGACGAGCCGACCAACCACCTCGACATGGAGATGGTCGAGGCCCTGGAGGACGCCCTGAGCGCCTACACGGGCACGCTCATCATGGTGAGCCACGACCGCGCCTTCATCGAGGGGCTGGCCGACCGCATCTGGCTGATTGAGGACGGGGCATTCTACGAGTACCCCGGCTGGGAGGACTACAAGGCCAAGCACCGCCCCGCGCAGGCGGCGGAGGTCCGGCCCGAGCCGAAGCCTGCCCCCTCACCCACCCCGAAGGGCAAGGGCCTGTGGCACCTCAAGCGCGAGGTGGAGGCCATTGAGGCGGACATCTCCCGACTGGAGAACGATCTCCTCCACGCCCAGGCCGCATTGTCCAGTGCCCCGCCCGACGCCGACTTCGTGACATTGGGGCGGGCCGTGCATGACCTCGAAGTGCAGCTAGAGGCGAGGATGGAGGCCTGGGGCGAGAAGCAGGCCGAGGTCGAGGCGCGGGGGGGCTGA